One stretch of Halichoerus grypus chromosome 10, mHalGry1.hap1.1, whole genome shotgun sequence DNA includes these proteins:
- the CHCHD5 gene encoding coiled-coil-helix-coiled-coil-helix domain-containing protein 5 isoform X2: MQAALEVTARYCGRELEQYGQCVAAKPESWQRDCHHLKMSIAQCTSSHPIIRQIRQACAEPFEAFEECLRQNEAAVGNCAEHVHRFLQCAEQVRPPRSPSAVEAKPLPAS, translated from the exons AT GCAGGCAGCCCTGGAGGTCACTGCTCGCTACTGTGGCCGGGAGCTGGAGCAATATGGCCAGTGTGTGGCGGCCAAGCCTGAGTCCTGGCAGCGGGACTGTCACCACCTTAAGATGAGTATTGCTCAATGCACGTCCTCCCA CCCAATCATCCGTCAGATCCGCCAGGCCTGTGCTGAGCCTTTTGAGGCCTTTGAGGAGTGTCTTCGACAGAATGAGGCAGCCGTGGGCAACTGTGCAGAGCATGTGCACCGCTTCCTTCAGTGTGCCGAGCAGGTGCGGCCACCACGCTCACCCTCAGCGGTGGAg
- the CHCHD5 gene encoding coiled-coil-helix-coiled-coil-helix domain-containing protein 5 isoform X1: MSHRQAALEVTARYCGRELEQYGQCVAAKPESWQRDCHHLKMSIAQCTSSHPIIRQIRQACAEPFEAFEECLRQNEAAVGNCAEHVHRFLQCAEQVRPPRSPSAVEAKPLPAS; encoded by the exons ATGTCCCACAGGCAGGCAGCCCTGGAGGTCACTGCTCGCTACTGTGGCCGGGAGCTGGAGCAATATGGCCAGTGTGTGGCGGCCAAGCCTGAGTCCTGGCAGCGGGACTGTCACCACCTTAAGATGAGTATTGCTCAATGCACGTCCTCCCA CCCAATCATCCGTCAGATCCGCCAGGCCTGTGCTGAGCCTTTTGAGGCCTTTGAGGAGTGTCTTCGACAGAATGAGGCAGCCGTGGGCAACTGTGCAGAGCATGTGCACCGCTTCCTTCAGTGTGCCGAGCAGGTGCGGCCACCACGCTCACCCTCAGCGGTGGAg
- the CHCHD5 gene encoding coiled-coil-helix-coiled-coil-helix domain-containing protein 5 isoform X3, protein MSIAQCTSSHPIIRQIRQACAEPFEAFEECLRQNEAAVGNCAEHVHRFLQCAEQVRPPRSPSAVEAKPLPAS, encoded by the exons ATGAGTATTGCTCAATGCACGTCCTCCCA CCCAATCATCCGTCAGATCCGCCAGGCCTGTGCTGAGCCTTTTGAGGCCTTTGAGGAGTGTCTTCGACAGAATGAGGCAGCCGTGGGCAACTGTGCAGAGCATGTGCACCGCTTCCTTCAGTGTGCCGAGCAGGTGCGGCCACCACGCTCACCCTCAGCGGTGGAg